A single window of Flavobacterium aestivum DNA harbors:
- a CDS encoding LolA family protein — protein sequence MKPLFGILLAFFIGFSAQGQDKKAKELLDQVTAKVKSYDNITIDFKYSLNNSKENINQDSKGTVIMKGNQYTLNFMGITKIFDGKKTYTIVPEDEEITISTVNEKDDSAITPSKMLTFFNKGYKFSMDIIQNVNGKKIQYVKLIPTNPKDQRKEILVGIDSKTKNINNVIEIDKKGTKTTLTVNSFKTNLPLPKNQFTFVQSKYPKYYINKLD from the coding sequence ATGAAACCATTATTTGGCATTTTACTTGCCTTTTTTATTGGTTTTTCGGCTCAAGGTCAAGACAAAAAAGCAAAAGAATTACTGGATCAAGTAACCGCCAAAGTAAAAAGCTACGATAATATTACAATTGATTTTAAATATTCTTTGAACAACAGCAAAGAAAACATCAATCAAGACAGTAAAGGAACTGTTATCATGAAAGGAAATCAATATACGTTGAATTTCATGGGAATTACGAAGATTTTTGATGGTAAAAAGACCTATACTATTGTTCCGGAAGATGAAGAAATCACGATTTCTACTGTAAATGAAAAAGATGATTCAGCAATTACACCTTCAAAAATGTTGACTTTTTTTAATAAAGGTTATAAATTTTCAATGGATATTATTCAGAATGTAAATGGTAAAAAAATTCAATACGTTAAACTCATTCCAACAAACCCAAAAGATCAAAGAAAAGAAATATTGGTTGGGATAGATTCTAAAACGAAAAACATCAACAATGTGATTGAAATTGATAAAAAGGGGACTAAAACGACATTGACCGTGAATTCTTTTAAAACAAATCTGCCTTTACCAAAAAATCAATTTACCTTTGTTCAAAGTAAATACCCAAAGTACTACATCAATAAATTAGACTAA
- a CDS encoding DNA translocase FtsK, which produces MAKTTKKEPSDKKNASEPKEKKSWGLSKQHKIVLGFLLVLFSVALLVAFVSFFIYGQVDQSAVSELTDRNEVVQNWLGKFGAYLADLMIYKGFGIASFIFVRLFFLTGMYLVLSLSIKKLKAIWFWDLFVIIILSVLFGFFATSLPELGGTIGYELNIFSQDYIGKTGTFLVLVFGLIIYIIFKLQVSPEKIQSFFENTKKEIKEDMAPSPVLSTNDSAYNLEEFAVEEPEDELDDIHIKSTGSQFEINKEALKPTISNASEINLEPTIKPVTMEVLPPEAPIKTEAPVKEEAFVIEKAVEEDIIEDNLASRLVSNFGLFDPTLDLSNYKYPTIDLLKEYSTGGITINQEELEENKNRIVDTLRNYKIEIAQIKATVGPSVTLYEIVPEAGIRISKIKSLEDDIALSLSALGIRIIAPIPGKGTIGIEVPNKNPTMVSMKSVIGSAKFQEAEMELPIALGKTISNETFVVDLAKMPHLLMAGATGQGKSVGLNAVLTSLLYKKHPAEVKFVLVDPKKVELTLFNKIERHYLAKLPDTEDAIITDNAKVVATLNSLCTEMDNRYSLLKDAMVRNIKEYNEKFKARRLNPENGHRFLPYIVLVVDEFADLIMTAGKEVEVPIARLAQLARAIGIHLIIATQRPSVNVITGLIKANFPARIAFRVTSKIDSRTILDTQGADQLIGRGDLLYTNGNDIVRVQCAFVDTPEVEKITEFIGAQKAYATAYLLPEFIGEDGGINLEMDISERDTLFREAAEVIVNAQQGSASLLQRKLKLGYNRAGRLIDQLEAAGIVGPFEGSKARTVNIQDMTGLDQFFNNEN; this is translated from the coding sequence AAAACTGGTTAGGAAAATTTGGTGCGTACCTAGCCGATTTAATGATATACAAAGGTTTTGGAATTGCCTCATTTATATTCGTACGTTTATTTTTCCTTACCGGAATGTATTTAGTATTGAGTCTTTCGATCAAAAAACTAAAAGCAATTTGGTTCTGGGACTTATTCGTAATCATAATTCTATCTGTATTATTTGGTTTTTTTGCCACTTCATTACCAGAATTAGGCGGAACAATAGGATATGAACTGAATATATTTTCTCAAGATTACATTGGAAAAACCGGAACTTTCTTAGTATTAGTTTTTGGTTTAATTATTTACATCATTTTTAAGCTTCAAGTATCTCCAGAAAAAATACAATCATTTTTCGAGAATACTAAAAAAGAAATCAAAGAAGACATGGCTCCAAGCCCTGTACTTTCCACAAATGACAGTGCCTATAATTTAGAGGAATTTGCAGTAGAAGAACCTGAAGATGAATTAGATGATATTCATATAAAATCTACCGGTTCACAATTCGAAATAAATAAAGAAGCATTAAAACCAACCATTTCAAACGCTTCTGAAATTAATTTAGAACCTACAATCAAACCAGTAACCATGGAAGTTCTTCCACCTGAGGCACCTATAAAAACTGAAGCGCCTGTCAAAGAAGAGGCCTTCGTTATAGAAAAGGCGGTAGAAGAAGATATTATCGAAGACAACTTGGCTTCCCGATTAGTATCAAATTTTGGATTATTCGACCCAACTTTGGATTTATCCAATTACAAATACCCAACCATCGATTTATTAAAAGAATATTCGACTGGCGGTATTACCATCAATCAGGAAGAATTAGAAGAGAACAAAAATAGAATTGTAGATACACTTCGTAATTACAAAATAGAAATTGCACAGATTAAAGCAACTGTTGGACCATCTGTAACTTTATATGAGATTGTCCCAGAAGCAGGAATCCGTATTTCTAAGATTAAAAGTTTGGAAGACGATATTGCCTTGTCACTTTCGGCTCTAGGTATTCGTATCATTGCTCCTATCCCAGGAAAAGGGACAATTGGTATTGAGGTACCTAACAAGAATCCTACTATGGTTTCTATGAAAAGTGTAATTGGTTCAGCCAAGTTTCAAGAAGCCGAAATGGAATTACCTATTGCTCTTGGAAAAACAATTTCGAATGAAACCTTCGTAGTTGATTTGGCTAAAATGCCTCACCTATTGATGGCGGGTGCTACAGGACAAGGAAAATCTGTTGGTTTGAATGCCGTTTTAACTTCGCTTTTGTACAAAAAACATCCAGCAGAAGTAAAGTTTGTATTGGTCGACCCTAAAAAAGTAGAGCTAACCCTTTTTAATAAAATAGAAAGACATTATCTCGCCAAATTACCGGATACCGAAGATGCTATTATTACTGATAATGCTAAGGTTGTTGCTACTTTAAACTCTCTTTGTACAGAAATGGACAATCGTTATTCTTTATTAAAAGATGCGATGGTACGTAACATCAAAGAATACAATGAGAAATTTAAAGCCCGAAGATTAAACCCAGAAAACGGTCACCGTTTTTTACCATATATCGTATTGGTTGTCGATGAGTTTGCCGATTTGATTATGACAGCTGGTAAAGAAGTCGAAGTACCTATTGCCCGTTTGGCGCAATTGGCCCGTGCCATTGGTATTCACTTGATTATTGCAACACAGAGACCATCCGTAAACGTAATTACTGGTTTAATCAAAGCCAACTTCCCTGCAAGAATCGCGTTTAGAGTTACCTCAAAAATAGATTCGAGAACTATTTTGGATACTCAAGGAGCAGATCAGTTAATAGGGCGAGGAGATTTACTATACACCAATGGTAATGATATTGTTCGTGTACAATGTGCTTTTGTAGACACCCCAGAAGTAGAGAAAATCACAGAGTTTATAGGTGCACAAAAAGCATACGCAACTGCCTATTTACTTCCGGAATTTATTGGTGAGGATGGCGGAATCAATCTAGAAATGGATATTTCCGAAAGAGACACCTTATTTAGAGAAGCTGCAGAAGTAATAGTGAATGCCCAACAAGGATCGGCTTCATTATTACAAAGAAAATTAAAACTGGGCTACAACAGAGCCGGTCGATTAATAGACCAACTGGAAGCTGCGGGAATTGTGGGACCATTTGAAGGAAGTAAAGCCAGAACTGTAAACATTCAGGATATGACGGGTCTGGATCAATTTTTTAATAATGAAAATTAG